Within Romboutsia sp. CE17, the genomic segment AATTTTTTGAGAGGAGGAGCATTTAAACCTAGAACTTCTCCATATAGTTTTCAGGGAATGGAAATGGAAGGTTTAAAGTTACTAAAGCTTGCAAAGCAAGAGACCGGTTTACCTATAGTAACAGAGCTTATGTCAACTGATTATATTGATAAATTTGTAGATGAGGTTGACGTAATACAAATTGGAGCTAGAAATATGCAAAATTTTGATTTGCTAAAACAAGTAGGGAAAACAGATAAACCTATACTACTAAAAAGAGGTCTATCAGCAACTATAGAAGAGTGGCTTATGAGTGCGGAATATATAATGGCAGGTGGAAATGAAAATGTAATTTTATGTGAAAGAGGAATAAGAACATTTGAAACTTACACAAGGAATACTTTAGACTTAAGTGCAATACCTATTGTAAAGAGGCTTTCTCATTTACCAGTAATAGTAGATCCTAGCCATGCATCAGGCGATTGGAGATTAGTAGAGCCTATGTCAAAAGCTGCAATACTTGCAGGTTGTGATGGTCTTATGATAGAAGTTCATAA encodes:
- the aroF gene encoding 3-deoxy-7-phosphoheptulonate synthase, with protein sequence MIVVMNSGYTKQEMDEIVEHIKSKGVKIDVCEGSAKCVIGIIGDTTNIDSDEILSFRYVDKVLKVQEPFKKANRLFKAESTVIDVEGSKIGGNALGIIAGPCSVESEEQIIGIARSVKKSGANFLRGGAFKPRTSPYSFQGMEMEGLKLLKLAKQETGLPIVTELMSTDYIDKFVDEVDVIQIGARNMQNFDLLKQVGKTDKPILLKRGLSATIEEWLMSAEYIMAGGNENVILCERGIRTFETYTRNTLDLSAIPIVKRLSHLPVIVDPSHASGDWRLVEPMSKAAILAGCDGLMIEVHNNPQNALCDGQQSIKPNKFDSLMEKVKILGEIEGKTI